One segment of Alistipes finegoldii DSM 17242 DNA contains the following:
- the pyrB gene encoding aspartate carbamoyltransferase, whose amino-acid sequence MRHLIDPTDLTVAETEQIVALAEDIIANRAKYSEACKGRKLATLFYEPSTRTRLSFTSAMMELGGSVIGFSDANSSSVSKGETVADTVRVIRCFADIIAMRHFKEGAPLVASQYAGIPVINAGDGSHSHPTQTLTDLLTIKREKGRFDNMTIGFCGDLKFGRTVHSLIKALSRYSGIKVILIAPQELRLPDYMLAEMSENSKLEFREVETMEEVMPELDILYMTRVQKERFLDEEEFDRVKNSFVLDPGKLETAKEDMIILHPLPRVNEITRAVDNDPRAAYFRQVENGKFVRMALILTLLRWADENKPFEKTPVFSEDYVVNEMECSNRRCISATEDVDRLFHRLPDGSCRCAYCEAKAK is encoded by the coding sequence ATGAGACACCTGATTGACCCGACCGACCTGACGGTGGCCGAAACCGAACAAATCGTGGCGCTGGCCGAAGATATCATCGCCAACCGCGCCAAATACAGCGAAGCGTGCAAGGGGCGCAAGCTGGCGACGCTCTTTTACGAGCCTTCGACCCGCACCCGCCTGAGTTTCACCTCCGCCATGATGGAGCTGGGGGGCAGCGTCATCGGCTTTTCGGACGCCAATTCGTCGTCCGTGTCGAAAGGCGAAACCGTGGCGGACACCGTACGCGTGATCCGCTGTTTCGCGGACATTATCGCCATGCGCCACTTCAAGGAGGGCGCGCCGCTCGTAGCTTCGCAGTACGCCGGAATTCCGGTCATCAATGCGGGCGACGGCAGCCACAGCCACCCGACGCAGACCCTTACGGACCTTCTGACGATCAAGCGCGAGAAGGGGCGTTTCGACAACATGACGATCGGCTTCTGCGGCGACCTGAAATTCGGCCGCACGGTCCATTCGCTCATCAAGGCGTTGTCGCGCTATTCGGGGATCAAGGTGATCCTGATCGCCCCGCAGGAGCTGCGTCTTCCGGACTACATGCTGGCCGAGATGAGCGAGAATTCGAAACTCGAATTCCGCGAAGTCGAGACCATGGAGGAGGTGATGCCCGAACTGGACATACTCTACATGACGCGTGTGCAGAAGGAGCGTTTCCTCGACGAGGAGGAGTTCGACCGCGTGAAGAACAGCTTCGTGCTCGATCCCGGAAAGCTCGAAACCGCCAAGGAGGATATGATTATCCTGCACCCGCTGCCGCGCGTGAACGAAATCACGCGCGCCGTGGACAACGATCCCCGCGCAGCCTATTTCCGACAGGTCGAGAACGGCAAGTTCGTACGCATGGCGCTGATCCTTACGCTGCTGCGCTGGGCCGACGAAAACAAGCCCTTCGAGAAGACTCCCGTTTTCAGCGAAGACTACGTCGTCAATGAGATGGAGTGCTCCAACCGGCGCTGTATCTCGGCGACCGAAGATGTCGACCGGCTTTTCCACCGCCTGCCCGACGGCTCGTGCCGCTGCGCCTACTGCGAGGCCAAGGCGAAGTGA
- a CDS encoding MFS transporter produces MSANSRKVSPLAWVPTVYFAMGLPFIIVNMVATLMFRGLGIDDARITLWTSLIILPWSLKPFWSPLMEMFRTKKFWVVATQLVSGLGLALVALSLPLPNFFPYAIALMAVVAFSGATHDIATDGVYITELSKDLQAKFIGWQGAFYNIAKVFAMGGLVYLAGALKDHVGIVQAWMTVMGLCGGILFLLGLYHIRMLPSGGAATAHADSFGGAMRETKRIFLEFFKKKYIWIYFAFILFYRFAEGLVIKIVPLFLNAPLDQQGMGLTEQQIGLYYGTFGVIAFVVGSILGGYFISWLKLRRALFPLVCIFNVPFVVYALLAWFQPSSPVLICAAIVFEYFSYGFGFVGLTLFIMQQVAPGPHQMAHYAFGSSLANLGVMLPGMISGWLCDSLGGYHYFFMWALLATVPAFLLAARIPFTHPDTEEVTAEEIDKELINE; encoded by the coding sequence ATGTCTGCAAATTCCCGAAAAGTATCGCCGCTGGCATGGGTCCCCACGGTCTATTTTGCCATGGGGCTCCCGTTTATTATCGTAAACATGGTAGCGACGCTGATGTTCCGAGGGCTGGGTATCGACGATGCCCGCATTACGCTCTGGACTTCGCTGATTATCCTGCCGTGGTCGCTCAAACCCTTCTGGAGTCCCTTGATGGAGATGTTCAGGACCAAGAAATTCTGGGTCGTCGCCACGCAGCTGGTTTCGGGTCTGGGACTTGCGCTGGTCGCCCTGTCGCTTCCGCTTCCCAACTTTTTCCCCTATGCCATCGCCCTGATGGCCGTCGTGGCCTTCAGCGGCGCGACGCACGACATCGCCACCGACGGCGTCTATATCACCGAACTTTCCAAAGACCTGCAGGCCAAGTTCATCGGCTGGCAGGGCGCCTTTTACAACATCGCTAAGGTCTTCGCCATGGGCGGACTGGTCTATCTGGCCGGCGCGCTCAAGGACCATGTCGGAATCGTGCAGGCGTGGATGACCGTGATGGGCCTTTGCGGCGGCATTCTCTTCCTGCTGGGACTGTACCACATCCGCATGCTGCCTTCGGGTGGCGCCGCGACGGCCCATGCTGACAGTTTCGGCGGCGCCATGCGCGAAACGAAACGCATCTTTCTGGAGTTCTTCAAGAAGAAATACATCTGGATCTATTTCGCCTTCATCCTCTTCTACCGCTTCGCCGAAGGTCTGGTCATCAAGATCGTGCCGCTGTTCCTCAACGCTCCGCTCGATCAGCAGGGCATGGGCCTTACCGAACAGCAGATCGGACTCTATTACGGTACGTTCGGCGTGATCGCCTTCGTCGTGGGGTCCATTCTGGGCGGCTATTTCATTTCGTGGCTCAAACTGCGGCGCGCCTTGTTCCCGCTGGTCTGCATCTTCAACGTTCCGTTCGTGGTCTATGCGCTGCTGGCGTGGTTCCAGCCTTCGAGCCCCGTGCTGATCTGCGCGGCCATCGTGTTCGAATATTTCAGTTACGGCTTCGGCTTCGTGGGACTCACGCTCTTCATCATGCAGCAGGTGGCGCCCGGCCCGCACCAGATGGCGCACTACGCCTTCGGGTCGTCGCTTGCCAACCTCGGCGTGATGCTTCCGGGTATGATCAGCGGCTGGCTTTGTGACAGTTTGGGCGGCTATCACTACTTCTTCATGTGGGCGCTGCTGGCGACGGTTCCCGCCTTCCTGCTCGCCGCGCGCATTCCCTTCACCCATCCCGATACCGAAGAGGTGACGGCCGAGGAGATCGACAAAGAATTGATCAACGAATAA
- a CDS encoding glycoside hydrolase family 130 protein, which produces MDNNLKIVGPAMPDMPWEDRPAGSKEVMWRYSANPIIPRDALSTSNSIFNSAVIPFKKGKYNYAGVFRCDDTNRRMRIHAAFSVDGIKWDICEEDFKLVGADPEIAEWVYGYDPRVAKIEDKYYVTWCNGYHGPTIGIAWTDDFETFHQLENAFIPFNRNGVLFPRKINGRFAMLSRPSDNGHTAFGDIFYSESPDMEFWGRHRHVMSPAAFEVSAWQCMKIGAGPVPIETSEGWLLLYHGVLRSCNGYVYAFGSALLDLDQPWKTIARSGPYLISPREIYELTGDVPNVTFPCASLHDPETGRIAVYYGCADTVTGLAFGYIPEIVKFTKENNIL; this is translated from the coding sequence ATGGACAACAACCTGAAAATCGTAGGCCCGGCCATGCCGGATATGCCGTGGGAGGATCGTCCCGCCGGCTCCAAGGAAGTGATGTGGCGCTATTCGGCCAATCCGATCATCCCGCGCGACGCGCTTTCGACGTCGAACAGCATTTTCAACTCGGCGGTCATTCCCTTCAAGAAAGGCAAGTATAACTATGCGGGCGTTTTCCGCTGCGACGACACCAACCGCCGCATGCGCATCCACGCCGCTTTCTCGGTGGACGGCATCAAGTGGGATATCTGCGAGGAGGATTTCAAACTCGTGGGCGCCGATCCCGAAATCGCCGAGTGGGTTTACGGTTACGATCCCCGCGTAGCCAAGATCGAGGATAAGTATTATGTGACGTGGTGCAACGGCTACCACGGCCCGACGATCGGCATCGCGTGGACCGACGACTTCGAGACGTTCCACCAGCTGGAGAACGCCTTTATCCCCTTCAACCGCAACGGCGTGCTGTTCCCCCGCAAGATCAACGGCCGTTTCGCCATGCTGTCGCGTCCGAGCGACAACGGCCATACGGCTTTCGGCGACATTTTCTACTCGGAGTCGCCCGACATGGAGTTCTGGGGCCGCCACCGTCATGTGATGTCGCCCGCGGCCTTCGAGGTGTCGGCATGGCAGTGCATGAAGATCGGTGCGGGTCCCGTACCCATCGAGACGAGCGAGGGCTGGCTGCTGCTCTACCACGGCGTGCTGCGTTCGTGCAACGGTTATGTCTATGCGTTCGGTTCGGCGCTGCTCGACCTCGACCAGCCGTGGAAGACGATCGCCCGCAGCGGCCCGTACCTGATTTCGCCGCGCGAGATCTACGAGCTGACGGGCGACGTTCCGAACGTCACGTTCCCCTGCGCGTCGCTCCATGACCCCGAAACGGGCCGGATCGCCGTCTATTACGGATGCGCCGACACCGTCACGGGCCTTGCCTTCGGTTATATCCCCGAAATCGTCAAGTTTACCAAGGAAAACAATATTCTCTGA